A window of Pirellulales bacterium contains these coding sequences:
- a CDS encoding phage Gp37/Gp68 family protein, with amino-acid sequence MSKSSIEWTESTWNPVTGCDKISPGCKFCYAERLAMRLKAMGQENYANGFDLTLQPQMLERPLKWKKPQTIFVNSMSDLFHREIPDYYIQQVFDVMRRAHWHKFQVLTKRADRLEEISHQIDWPSNVWMGVSVETDKYTTRIDHLRRTSAKTKFLSLEPLIGPLPSLDLSGIHWVIVGGESGPGSRPMSEVWALDIRDQCQRAEVPFFFKQWGGVNKKRTGRMLDGRTWDAMPLAQGEHVQSDLAGFR; translated from the coding sequence ATGTCTAAGTCATCCATTGAATGGACAGAATCGACGTGGAATCCAGTGACGGGCTGCGACAAGATCAGCCCGGGCTGCAAGTTTTGCTACGCCGAACGATTGGCAATGCGATTGAAGGCGATGGGACAGGAGAACTACGCCAATGGGTTCGACCTTACCCTACAGCCTCAGATGCTTGAAAGACCGCTGAAATGGAAAAAGCCACAGACGATTTTCGTCAACTCCATGAGCGACCTTTTCCACCGTGAAATACCGGACTACTACATTCAACAAGTCTTTGACGTAATGCGGCGGGCACACTGGCACAAATTTCAAGTGCTGACAAAGAGGGCCGACCGCCTAGAAGAAATTAGCCATCAAATTGACTGGCCAAGTAACGTGTGGATGGGTGTCAGCGTCGAGACCGACAAGTACACGACACGTATTGACCATCTTCGGCGAACGTCGGCCAAGACAAAATTTCTTTCGCTTGAGCCGTTAATTGGTCCATTGCCGAGTCTCGACCTTAGCGGCATTCATTGGGTGATCGTCGGCGGAGAGTCTGGGCCGGGATCACGTCCCATGAGCGAAGTGTGGGCACTCGACATTCGAGACCAATGCCAACGGGCCGAAGTGCCGTTTTTCTTCAAGCAATGGGGTGGAGTCAATAAGAAACGAACCGGCAGAATGCTCGACGGCAGGACGTGGGATGCAATGCCACTCGCACAAGGCGAACACGTTCAATCCGATTTGGCAGGCTTCCGATAA